From a region of the Odoribacter splanchnicus DSM 20712 genome:
- a CDS encoding CYTH domain-containing protein — protein MPQEIERKFLVRGDFKAYACQSFRIVQGYLSSVPERTVRIRVKGEQGYLTVKGKSDVHGVTRYEWEKEIAREDAEELLKLCEPGVVDKIRYLVKVGGHIFEVDEFLGENKGLLLAEVELKQEDELFEKPEWLGEEVTGDLRYYNAMLAHRPYRSWK, from the coding sequence ATGCCACAAGAGATAGAAAGAAAGTTTTTGGTCCGGGGAGACTTTAAAGCATATGCTTGCCAATCCTTTCGGATTGTACAGGGCTATTTGTCCTCCGTACCGGAAAGGACGGTCAGGATACGGGTGAAAGGTGAACAGGGCTATCTTACTGTAAAAGGTAAAAGTGATGTTCATGGAGTTACCCGCTATGAATGGGAAAAAGAGATTGCCAGGGAAGATGCAGAAGAACTCCTGAAATTGTGCGAGCCTGGGGTGGTTGACAAAATTCGTTATTTAGTGAAAGTAGGGGGGCATATTTTCGAGGTAGACGAGTTTCTGGGGGAGAATAAAGGGTTATTGCTGGCTGAAGTTGAATTAAAGCAGGAGGATGAACTTTTTGAAAAGCCGGAATGGTTGGGAGAAGAAGTGACCGGAGATCTGCGTTATTATAATGCAATGCTGGCACACCGCCCCTATCGAAGTTGGAAGTAA
- a CDS encoding RNA polymerase sigma factor yields MQIPDSTICSLLNQGEEKGMEYLFTRYYKPLVLWAASFLNNIPQSEDLVQDFFIRLWEKRTQTSLQATTFKSFLYTSVRNLAFDRMEKKDPLRHATDLKSSDKAWEEYDTLEEEVLARVKNEIDKLPERSRQIMQCIYLQGLHYKETAAKLGISIATVNTLLVNALKKIRQAYPDITQNIILFLLLSDKKR; encoded by the coding sequence ATGCAAATACCGGACAGTACCATATGTTCACTCCTCAATCAAGGCGAGGAGAAAGGCATGGAATATTTGTTTACCAGATATTACAAGCCTTTGGTACTATGGGCGGCTTCTTTCCTGAACAACATTCCCCAGTCGGAAGATCTGGTACAGGACTTTTTTATCCGTTTATGGGAAAAAAGGACCCAAACCTCACTACAAGCAACCACCTTTAAATCTTTTCTTTACACTTCTGTACGCAATCTGGCATTCGACCGGATGGAAAAAAAAGATCCCCTGCGCCATGCTACCGATCTGAAGTCTTCCGACAAAGCCTGGGAAGAATACGATACCCTGGAAGAAGAAGTATTGGCCCGGGTCAAAAACGAAATCGATAAGCTTCCCGAAAGAAGCCGTCAAATCATGCAATGTATCTATTTACAAGGATTACATTATAAAGAAACTGCAGCTAAACTAGGCATTTCTATCGCTACGGTGAATACGCTTTTAGTCAACGCCCTCAAAAAAATTCGTCAGGCCTATCCCGATATAACCCAAAATATCATCCTGTTTTTGCTTTTATCCGACAAAAAAAGATAA
- a CDS encoding CDGSH iron-sulfur domain-containing protein has product MEKNTRKIEPGTPTPDPKYHLEITADGPYLVYGNPPLQQEIFVLNKEQIPWEYAKGHKYPTDNEPTALCRCGQSKNHPYCDGSHHHADWDPTLTAGNIPLLENADLYDGPGVQLADNTEYCVHARFCMARGTVWQLTEDSDNTEAHDLAVHESMYCPSGRLKLWDKEEEKFYEPPLKPALGLIEDPQEECSGPLWVKGGIPVNGPNGTEYEQRNRVTLCRCGASANKPYCDGTHVTVHFQDHLPLSTELEEKMK; this is encoded by the coding sequence ATGGAAAAAAACACTCGTAAAATCGAACCGGGTACACCTACTCCTGACCCGAAATATCACCTTGAAATTACAGCAGACGGCCCCTATCTGGTATATGGAAATCCCCCTCTTCAACAAGAGATCTTCGTTTTAAATAAAGAACAAATCCCCTGGGAATATGCCAAAGGGCATAAATACCCGACCGACAACGAACCCACTGCTTTATGCCGCTGTGGTCAGTCCAAAAATCATCCGTATTGCGACGGTTCCCATCACCATGCCGATTGGGATCCGACGCTAACCGCCGGCAATATCCCTCTTTTAGAGAATGCCGATCTGTATGACGGTCCTGGAGTTCAGTTGGCCGACAACACCGAATATTGTGTACATGCCCGTTTTTGTATGGCCAGAGGAACGGTTTGGCAGTTGACGGAAGATTCCGACAACACCGAAGCCCATGATCTGGCCGTACACGAAAGCATGTACTGCCCCTCCGGCCGGTTAAAACTTTGGGACAAAGAAGAGGAAAAATTTTATGAGCCCCCCTTAAAACCGGCTTTAGGCCTGATCGAAGACCCACAGGAAGAATGTAGTGGTCCGCTCTGGGTCAAAGGAGGTATTCCTGTGAATGGACCTAACGGCACCGAATACGAACAACGTAACCGGGTCACCCTATGCCGTTGCGGAGCATCCGCTAATAAACCCTATTGCGACGGTACCCATGTCACGGTCCACTTCCAGGACCACCTGCCCCTCAGTACCGAATTAGAAGAAAAAATGAAATAA
- a CDS encoding TlpA disulfide reductase family protein has protein sequence MKKIFLAFLCSSSLVACQTKYDGYILNGNIGGNSEGMKVQLVNEAVYPPVTIDSTVIKNGRFQLKGKVDRPGMYQLIIDKTGQDDPSQMLASRFYLENSVISYSGHVDSLRTYYWSDETFRKDPVIKGSASQDLYDRYLKSIADLRKQSGTINEKYLEVYHRPAMDGIFNTEEGIALIKQENEINKKLNIAQWKFIEEHPESIVGYDLALQFLQGMYVNLTVPQLEQLTALITKAWANIPPMAENFKTIADKAKTMAIGEKYQDIELMNPEGEMVKLSSCVPEGKYVMLEFWASWCGPCRGEIPHLRHVYQDYKDKGFEIISISIDEKKTDWDKAMKEEKMVWKQLCDPNGFNGPVAQKYNITGVPTCILLDKEGRIFKTEMRGAALDAVLQELY, from the coding sequence ATGAAAAAAATATTTTTAGCTTTTTTATGCAGCAGTAGTTTAGTCGCTTGCCAAACTAAATATGACGGTTATATCCTCAACGGTAACATCGGGGGAAACAGTGAAGGCATGAAAGTACAGTTAGTAAACGAAGCCGTCTATCCTCCGGTCACCATCGACAGCACGGTTATTAAAAACGGCAGGTTCCAATTGAAAGGTAAAGTCGACCGTCCCGGTATGTATCAATTAATCATCGACAAAACCGGCCAGGATGACCCGTCCCAAATGTTAGCCAGCCGGTTTTACCTGGAAAATTCGGTTATCAGTTATTCCGGTCATGTCGACAGCTTGCGTACTTATTATTGGAGCGATGAAACCTTCCGGAAAGATCCGGTAATAAAGGGCTCCGCCTCCCAGGATTTGTACGACCGGTATTTGAAAAGTATCGCCGATCTCAGAAAACAATCCGGAACCATAAATGAAAAATATCTGGAAGTATATCATCGGCCGGCAATGGACGGCATATTCAATACAGAAGAGGGAATCGCGTTAATCAAACAAGAAAACGAGATCAACAAGAAATTAAACATCGCCCAATGGAAATTTATCGAAGAACATCCCGAAAGCATAGTAGGATATGATTTAGCCCTTCAATTCCTACAAGGCATGTATGTCAATTTAACCGTCCCTCAGCTCGAACAATTGACAGCACTCATCACCAAAGCCTGGGCGAATATTCCCCCAATGGCCGAAAACTTCAAAACCATAGCTGACAAAGCCAAAACGATGGCTATCGGCGAAAAATATCAGGATATCGAACTGATGAATCCGGAAGGGGAAATGGTCAAGCTTTCTTCCTGTGTACCCGAAGGAAAATATGTGATGCTGGAATTCTGGGCATCCTGGTGTGGTCCCTGCCGGGGCGAGATTCCACACCTTCGTCATGTATATCAGGATTATAAAGACAAAGGCTTTGAAATCATCAGTATTTCTATCGACGAAAAGAAAACCGACTGGGACAAGGCGATGAAAGAAGAAAAAATGGTTTGGAAACAACTGTGTGATCCCAACGGTTTTAACGGACCTGTCGCCCAAAAATACAATATCACAGGAGTCCCCACTTGTATCCTTCTCGATAAAGAAGGCCGTATCTTTAAAACCGAAATGCGGGGAGCCGCCCTGGATGCTGTTTTACAGGAACTATACTGA
- a CDS encoding RagB/SusD family nutrient uptake outer membrane protein → MKTTYIISTLFLSVLIWACDLMGDVDKVKPYYKLEDQTAIRNAQSAEQVLRGVYTQWRAMSLCNFRSHIGLLAGSLALSGSGGLAGETGFTDNNVLEDNSIIGNVYNNLYDVINAANFMIEFLENNTVKDLDPARRMEILGEGYFNRAMAHFMLLRYFGQFYDTDSPYGIVLSDKPYREPLAKARSTVAESYKFIESDLDSAILYAPDMPMSNYTPTHAQAGKTTAQALKAKVLLSKGDYVNAALLADEVIQTAGNYGYGLVDFMSIFSDMFDSPEVLFAPYVSNYEEQCSFILDRTTYSSYSQKIADAMDPTPGNKETGEGYDPRFAAPFLTPDVITTSFKNGKYPHSTNDDGKSNTYYFLRLGEVYYIHAEAEARQGGNHLAAARTSLQTVLDAHVPGVYDVSTIPDNQLLEMIRQHKWIDLLFENQEEWYDMIRYYKHGDLDITTIRPNIKSDKQLILPIPQSAKAGNNLLIENP, encoded by the coding sequence ATGAAAACAACATATATTATTTCTACCTTATTTCTCTCTGTATTGATTTGGGCATGTGACCTGATGGGAGACGTAGATAAAGTAAAACCTTATTATAAACTGGAAGACCAAACCGCAATACGGAATGCCCAGAGTGCAGAACAGGTGTTACGCGGGGTATATACCCAATGGAGGGCCATGAGTCTTTGTAACTTCCGAAGCCATATCGGCCTGCTCGCCGGTTCATTAGCACTCTCGGGTAGTGGTGGATTGGCAGGAGAAACCGGTTTCACCGACAACAATGTACTGGAAGACAATAGTATCATCGGAAATGTCTATAATAATTTATATGATGTAATCAACGCGGCCAACTTTATGATCGAATTTTTGGAAAACAATACGGTAAAAGACCTGGACCCTGCGAGACGTATGGAAATATTAGGCGAAGGCTATTTCAACCGGGCCATGGCTCACTTTATGTTGTTACGCTATTTCGGGCAATTTTACGATACCGATTCTCCATATGGTATCGTCCTGTCCGACAAACCTTACCGGGAACCGTTAGCAAAGGCCCGCTCGACTGTAGCTGAAAGCTATAAATTTATCGAATCGGATCTCGATTCAGCTATATTATATGCTCCGGACATGCCTATGAGTAATTATACGCCCACTCATGCGCAGGCCGGAAAAACAACCGCACAAGCCCTGAAAGCAAAAGTATTACTAAGTAAAGGAGATTACGTAAATGCAGCCCTACTGGCCGATGAAGTGATTCAAACAGCCGGCAACTACGGATACGGGCTGGTTGACTTTATGAGTATCTTCAGCGATATGTTCGATTCTCCTGAAGTGCTGTTCGCTCCTTATGTCTCCAACTATGAAGAACAATGTAGTTTCATTTTAGACCGGACAACTTATAGTTCTTATTCTCAAAAAATAGCCGATGCGATGGATCCCACTCCAGGGAACAAAGAAACAGGAGAAGGTTACGATCCCCGTTTTGCCGCCCCGTTTCTTACACCGGACGTCATCACAACTTCTTTCAAAAACGGGAAATATCCTCACAGTACCAATGATGACGGCAAGAGCAATACCTACTACTTCCTGCGTTTGGGAGAAGTATATTATATCCATGCAGAAGCGGAAGCCCGGCAGGGAGGCAATCATCTTGCGGCAGCCCGTACCAGTCTGCAAACCGTTTTGGATGCCCATGTCCCGGGAGTATATGACGTGAGTACTATTCCTGACAACCAGCTTTTAGAAATGATCCGCCAGCACAAATGGATCGACCTGCTTTTTGAAAACCAGGAAGAGTGGTACGATATGATCAGGTATTATAAACACGGCGATTTAGACATCACCACCATACGCCCGAATATAAAGTCGGATAAACAATTGATCCTACCCATCCCGCAATCGGCCAAAGCAGGTAACAACTTACTCATCGAAAACCCTTAA
- a CDS encoding TonB-dependent receptor, with protein MKLFSIFMLVFTLGGFASGYSQKQVVTLNLKQCDVNTLLQEIWKQTGLRFVYNEQDVARLKRFDVNAQQKQVDEILDHIFKNTPYQCAYESDVIYITPRPVGDLPQVKQERVKLSGNIKDKNGNVLPGVTVFIGNSDIGTSSDINGNYQLAILKGNAVEIVYSFIGMKKVTYNFPATEDVRHNVVMEEDQVELQDVVVIGYGSKSARNLTSSVSSVKAKDLEKYANGATTFDNMPGGAVKGVLVNQNSGEPGAKATLNIRGITSPLKSQNNNEPLYVVDGVPFFVKRSLNMLNPLSTLSPNDIESIDVLKDAAATAIYGSRGANGVVIIKTKDGHRNEQMKISLGYTLSVGNQIKKFKPLNTTKFKNLQELIIKNTLGAINKAQITDDNIIYGQIYPAIDYMANTSYDNYGNMIFDGLKDEAFGEENTNWVDETNNKNALTHMYNLAIRGGGKLSNYSFSFNAIDQEGLFINDDMQRYNSRLSFDSDVSKRFKVGAALGYTMTKRHSGAAGEEMGITREWNVRPDVPVYDETGELYRIDGTPTWGFPVGLANPVANRQNKNKKESYQFLGNSYLEYKIFNGLKIRGDINISMFQDQYSNYNPLVAQDDRGGGGMSTLQDDRSKAANTSINFRADYNFQIEDHYFSFMVGYGWDRSFSEYTSHYYMGFPDDEVLNNAGSATETHCIGDAKSKSALNSIYARASYNYLDKYLAEINFRSDASSKFGPGNQRGYFPSISLGWRMSSENFMADTEKVDDLKLRFSWGQTGSTNIDDFVYRQFYEKGNPYIGQSTLTPGLLPNPDIKWERTSEFNGGLDYAFFNHRLFGSIDGYYRYTKGALAPSPYPLESGSTSYTSNLIDLSNKGVEIEIGGDIIRTADWTWTSKFNIALNRNKIEKLNGAELSSNDVDTYIEGQPAGVLKGYIVEKIFQNDDEVVTLNKTAVARGANYYQEKSTGMGDFKYKDLDGNGYIDSKDREVIATPQPKFFGGFFNSVNYKNFNLSFVFQFSQGAKAAVYNMMSDMYGYIGNNIYPELYGKTWSPENPDARYARLVYTDPSKNSRFSDRYIYETSYLRLKNITFSYNLPQNFLKKINVQSAMLFVSGSNIWTVTQWPGIDPELISSFTTSQMTLNEDPYPLSKTFTLGVKVEF; from the coding sequence ATGAAGTTATTCTCAATTTTTATGCTGGTATTCACCTTGGGAGGTTTTGCTTCCGGATACTCTCAAAAGCAAGTCGTCACTTTGAATTTAAAGCAATGTGACGTCAATACGCTATTACAGGAAATCTGGAAACAAACCGGGTTGCGGTTCGTTTATAACGAACAGGATGTCGCCCGACTAAAACGCTTTGACGTTAACGCCCAACAGAAGCAAGTAGACGAAATTTTAGACCATATCTTCAAAAACACGCCTTATCAGTGTGCTTATGAAAGCGACGTTATTTATATCACCCCTCGTCCGGTAGGCGATCTTCCTCAAGTCAAACAGGAAAGAGTGAAACTTTCCGGTAATATCAAGGACAAAAACGGAAATGTTTTACCGGGAGTAACGGTCTTCATCGGTAACTCGGACATTGGTACTTCTTCCGATATCAATGGTAACTATCAGCTTGCCATCCTCAAAGGTAATGCGGTGGAAATCGTCTATTCTTTTATCGGAATGAAAAAAGTCACCTATAACTTTCCGGCAACGGAAGATGTCCGTCATAATGTCGTCATGGAAGAAGATCAGGTTGAATTGCAAGACGTTGTAGTTATCGGTTACGGAAGCAAGTCGGCAAGAAACCTGACCAGTTCCGTATCGTCGGTCAAAGCGAAAGACCTGGAAAAATATGCCAACGGAGCCACGACTTTCGACAACATGCCAGGTGGAGCAGTGAAGGGGGTATTGGTCAATCAAAACTCAGGAGAACCAGGTGCCAAAGCAACTTTAAACATCCGGGGAATCACTTCCCCGTTAAAATCGCAAAACAATAATGAACCCTTGTATGTCGTCGACGGTGTACCTTTCTTTGTCAAGCGCAGCCTGAATATGCTGAATCCGCTTTCAACTCTTTCCCCCAACGACATCGAAAGTATCGACGTATTGAAAGACGCTGCCGCAACAGCCATTTATGGTTCCAGAGGAGCCAACGGAGTAGTCATCATCAAAACCAAGGACGGTCACCGCAACGAACAAATGAAAATCAGTCTGGGATATACCTTGAGTGTCGGTAACCAAATTAAAAAATTCAAACCATTAAACACAACTAAATTTAAAAATCTCCAGGAATTAATCATTAAAAATACACTCGGAGCCATCAACAAAGCACAAATCACAGACGATAATATCATATACGGCCAAATCTATCCTGCAATCGATTATATGGCCAATACTTCCTATGATAATTACGGAAATATGATATTCGACGGATTAAAAGACGAGGCTTTCGGTGAAGAAAATACCAATTGGGTAGATGAGACCAATAATAAGAATGCACTGACTCACATGTATAATCTGGCTATCCGCGGAGGTGGAAAATTATCCAATTACTCCTTTTCTTTCAATGCAATCGACCAGGAAGGTTTGTTTATCAACGACGATATGCAACGTTACAACAGTCGTCTGTCCTTTGACTCGGATGTCTCGAAACGCTTCAAAGTAGGAGCAGCCCTGGGTTATACAATGACCAAACGCCATAGCGGAGCTGCAGGCGAAGAAATGGGTATTACCCGAGAATGGAATGTCAGACCCGATGTACCCGTATACGATGAAACGGGAGAATTATACCGCATCGACGGAACTCCGACCTGGGGTTTCCCCGTAGGTTTAGCCAATCCAGTCGCAAACCGGCAAAATAAAAACAAAAAAGAATCTTATCAATTCCTGGGAAACAGTTATCTGGAATACAAAATCTTCAACGGTTTGAAAATCAGAGGAGATATCAATATCTCTATGTTTCAGGATCAGTATAGTAATTACAACCCGCTGGTCGCCCAAGACGATCGGGGAGGCGGAGGCATGTCCACCCTTCAGGACGACCGCAGCAAAGCCGCCAATACTTCGATCAACTTCAGGGCCGACTATAATTTCCAGATAGAAGACCATTATTTCAGCTTTATGGTCGGCTATGGTTGGGACCGTTCTTTTAGTGAATATACTTCGCATTACTACATGGGCTTCCCGGATGATGAAGTCCTGAATAATGCGGGGTCTGCAACAGAAACACACTGCATCGGAGACGCAAAGTCCAAAAGTGCCCTCAATTCCATTTATGCCCGTGCCAGCTATAATTATCTCGACAAATATCTGGCAGAAATCAATTTCCGTTCCGATGCCTCTTCCAAATTCGGCCCCGGTAATCAAAGAGGTTATTTCCCTTCTATATCCCTGGGATGGCGGATGAGCAGCGAAAATTTCATGGCCGATACAGAAAAAGTCGACGATCTGAAATTACGTTTCAGTTGGGGACAAACCGGTTCTACCAACATCGACGATTTCGTCTACAGACAATTTTATGAAAAAGGCAATCCTTATATAGGACAATCGACTCTGACTCCCGGTTTATTACCTAATCCGGATATCAAATGGGAAAGAACATCCGAATTCAACGGTGGATTAGATTACGCTTTCTTCAACCACCGCCTGTTCGGTAGCATCGACGGATACTATCGTTACACCAAAGGTGCATTGGCTCCTTCCCCCTATCCGCTCGAATCAGGTTCCACTTCCTATACGTCCAACTTAATCGACCTCTCCAACAAAGGCGTTGAGATTGAAATCGGCGGGGATATTATCCGTACAGCCGACTGGACCTGGACCTCGAAATTCAATATAGCCCTGAACCGGAACAAAATCGAAAAACTCAATGGAGCCGAGCTTTCCAGTAACGATGTCGATACCTATATAGAAGGTCAGCCTGCCGGCGTTTTAAAAGGATATATCGTCGAAAAAATATTCCAAAACGACGATGAAGTAGTTACTCTAAATAAAACAGCCGTAGCTCGTGGAGCGAATTATTACCAGGAAAAGTCGACCGGTATGGGTGACTTCAAATACAAGGACCTGGATGGGAACGGTTATATCGACAGTAAAGACCGGGAAGTTATTGCTACTCCTCAGCCTAAATTCTTCGGAGGATTTTTCAATTCGGTCAATTACAAAAATTTCAATTTGTCGTTCGTTTTCCAATTCTCCCAAGGAGCTAAAGCTGCTGTTTATAATATGATGAGCGATATGTATGGGTATATTGGAAATAACATCTATCCCGAACTCTATGGGAAAACCTGGAGTCCCGAAAATCCCGATGCTCGTTATGCACGTCTGGTTTATACCGATCCTTCCAAAAACTCTCGTTTCTCCGATCGTTACATTTACGAAACATCGTATTTACGCTTAAAGAATATTACTTTCTCTTATAATTTACCACAGAATTTCCTGAAGAAAATCAATGTACAATCGGCCATGTTATTTGTCAGCGGCTCTAATATCTGGACCGTGACCCAATGGCCGGGTATCGATCCGGAACTGATCAGTAGTTTCACTACTTCACAGATGACCCTGAATGAAGATCCCTATCCATTGAGTAAAACATTTACCTTAGGTGTTAAAGTTGAATTTTAA
- a CDS encoding FecR family protein, giving the protein MLNKDNIDQLLLKHLLQENAVEEEQLLKEWLGHDPEHQRYFERFRRHHIHLQAAIQSGRIQGQYIEFASRLKRRHIRRLFIRVAAIALILLGGGLSFYLIHTPSLIPTLAEVPIHPGSSKAILHLSSGTAIPVNTTSQELKEKDGTLIRISNEGVLNYAESANISTANLINRLEIPRGGEFKIKLADGTEIWLNAETELRYPTVFSGLERRVKLQGEGYFKVAKNEKQPFIVEVGDIEVKVYGTQFNISTQNKDNIETVLVSGSVSIRHHDQETHLNPSQKAAYTSSGKLTIEEVDVLPYITWKDGNFMFQNESLESVMNKLARWYDLDVFYLNEQTKNIHLSGMMTRYKEVSELFHYFEKISTARFIIKGRTVTVK; this is encoded by the coding sequence ATGCTAAATAAAGACAACATCGATCAATTACTTTTAAAGCATCTCTTACAGGAAAACGCCGTAGAGGAAGAACAGCTTCTGAAAGAATGGTTGGGACACGATCCTGAACATCAAAGGTACTTCGAAAGATTCCGTCGGCATCACATTCACCTTCAGGCTGCTATCCAATCCGGCCGTATTCAAGGTCAATATATTGAATTTGCATCCCGTCTGAAACGGCGTCATATCCGCCGTCTTTTTATCCGAGTTGCAGCCATCGCCCTGATTCTGCTCGGAGGCGGACTTTCCTTTTACCTGATCCATACCCCTTCACTGATTCCGACTTTAGCCGAAGTTCCGATTCATCCGGGTTCGTCAAAGGCGATTCTGCATCTTTCTTCCGGAACTGCGATTCCCGTAAACACCACTTCGCAGGAGTTAAAGGAAAAAGATGGAACACTAATCCGTATTTCCAATGAAGGAGTCTTGAATTACGCAGAATCAGCCAACATTTCGACTGCAAACCTGATAAACCGACTCGAAATCCCCAGAGGTGGAGAATTCAAAATCAAACTGGCAGACGGGACCGAAATATGGTTGAATGCAGAGACAGAACTCCGATACCCAACGGTTTTCTCAGGCCTGGAAAGAAGAGTAAAACTTCAGGGAGAAGGCTATTTTAAAGTTGCTAAAAATGAAAAACAGCCTTTTATTGTCGAAGTCGGCGATATTGAAGTCAAAGTATATGGTACCCAATTCAATATCAGTACTCAAAATAAAGACAACATCGAAACCGTTCTGGTCAGCGGTAGCGTCAGTATCCGCCACCACGACCAGGAGACTCACCTAAACCCTTCCCAAAAGGCAGCCTATACCTCCTCCGGGAAACTAACGATTGAAGAAGTGGATGTTTTACCTTATATCACCTGGAAAGACGGAAATTTCATGTTCCAAAACGAGTCCTTGGAATCGGTCATGAATAAATTAGCCAGATGGTACGATCTGGACGTATTCTACCTCAACGAGCAAACTAAAAATATTCACCTGTCAGGTATGATGACCAGATATAAAGAGGTATCGGAACTTTTCCACTATTTTGAAAAAATTTCCACCGCCCGTTTCATCATCAAAGGCCGGACCGTGACGGTAAAATAA
- a CDS encoding TlpA disulfide reductase family protein, with amino-acid sequence MKNLLTVLFLVLAIQYCQAQNKSFHITGSIQGPCEGMVFKLLDNSYPPQTIATTVIKDHCFELTGEIPAPGFYRWIIDTTPVGKKSSEANWLAGNFYLENSDITFQGDIHTLPTYYWNPERKGKMIIQGSETEDLYQSFKTSIQELSKARNQADGEYLEQYHRPALDNIFNTEEGIRLARRISELDRQIIQATIRFIKQNPASVVALDQAGYFLLGEIDLTSGQIEDLQNTLSGVWGNCPRMTEFKEKAEMAKKIAIGAPFQDIELTDPEGKKVKLSECLPTGKYVMLEFWASWCGPCRGEIPHLKHVYQNYKDKGFEIISVSIDQKNKDWQKAMKEEKMPWIQLNDPQGENGPAIQVYNVTGVPHCILLDKEGKIFKTNMRGAYLDAALEQLIP; translated from the coding sequence ATGAAAAATCTGTTAACTGTGCTATTCCTTGTTCTGGCAATTCAGTATTGCCAGGCACAAAATAAATCTTTTCACATCACCGGCTCTATCCAAGGCCCATGTGAAGGGATGGTTTTCAAACTGTTGGATAATAGCTATCCTCCTCAAACAATTGCAACAACGGTCATTAAAGATCATTGTTTCGAATTGACCGGGGAAATTCCGGCACCCGGCTTTTATCGTTGGATCATCGATACGACTCCCGTAGGGAAAAAATCCTCGGAAGCCAACTGGTTGGCCGGCAATTTCTATTTGGAAAATTCGGATATCACTTTCCAGGGAGATATCCATACTTTACCCACTTATTACTGGAATCCGGAACGTAAAGGTAAGATGATAATCCAGGGTTCGGAGACAGAAGATCTGTATCAGTCATTCAAAACTTCTATCCAAGAACTGAGTAAAGCCAGAAATCAGGCAGACGGCGAATACCTCGAGCAATATCACCGTCCGGCATTAGACAACATCTTCAATACCGAGGAGGGCATTCGCCTGGCCCGCCGGATCTCCGAACTGGATCGGCAGATCATTCAGGCCACGATCCGATTTATCAAACAAAATCCGGCTTCTGTAGTGGCTCTCGATCAAGCCGGTTATTTCCTGCTCGGAGAGATCGACTTAACCTCCGGTCAGATCGAAGATCTGCAAAATACACTTTCCGGGGTTTGGGGAAATTGTCCCCGTATGACCGAATTCAAGGAAAAAGCAGAGATGGCCAAAAAAATCGCTATAGGAGCCCCGTTTCAAGACATCGAACTCACCGATCCGGAAGGGAAAAAAGTAAAATTATCCGAATGCCTTCCAACCGGAAAATATGTGATGCTCGAATTCTGGGCATCCTGGTGCGGCCCCTGCCGGGGTGAAATTCCTCATCTGAAACACGTCTACCAGAATTACAAAGACAAAGGATTCGAGATCATCAGTGTCTCGATCGATCAAAAGAATAAAGATTGGCAAAAAGCCATGAAAGAAGAAAAGATGCCCTGGATACAATTAAATGATCCGCAAGGAGAAAACGGACCGGCCATACAAGTATATAATGTGACCGGAGTACCCCATTGTATTCTGTTGGACAAAGAAGGTAAAATATTCAAAACCAATATGCGGGGCGCATACCTGGATGCCGCATTAGAACAATTAATTCCTTAA